The nucleotide sequence AAGACGCTGATCTTCATCATCGACCTGGTCGCCGTCGGCTGACATCGATGCATCGGAGCGCCCCGCACCCTCGTGGTGCGGGGCGCTCCTGCGTCTTCCGACACATTTCCGATCAGGTCGGGAATACATGCGAATGAATGTATGTTGTCGGAAGGGTGCCGCGGACGATCGCGGTCCCGTCCCTTCGCCGCCACCGCGGCCGACTTCTCCTGAGGAGCAACATGAGCAGCATCGACATCCCCGGCTACCGTCCCGGCACCTGGGTCCTGGACCCTTCGCACAGCGAGGTGACCTTCAGCGTCCGTCACATGATGATCTCGAAGGTGCGCGGCACGTTCGGCGTGAAGAGCGCGACGCTCGTCGCCCCGGAGAACCCCCTCGACGCCAAGGTCGAGGCCTCCGTCGACGTGACCTCGGTCGACACCAAGGACGAGGGTCGTGACCAGCACCTCCGCTCCGCCGACTTCTTCGACACCGAGAACTTCCCGACCATGGACTTCGTGTCGACCGGCGCTCGCGTCGAGGGCGGCGACTTCCTCGTCGACGGCGACCTGACGATCCGCGGCATCACCAAGCCGGTGACCTTCGAGCTCGACTTCGGTGGCTTCGGCAGCGACCCGTGGGGCAACTACAAGGCGGGTGCTTCGGCCAAGACCGTCATCAACCGCGAGGACTTCGGCCTCACGTGGAACGCCGCGCTGGAGACCGGTGGCGTGCTCGTCGGCAAGGACGTCACGATCACGCTCGACCTCCAGGGTGCGCTGCAGCAGGACTGACGCGCCGACCCTCTCGAACCCCGGGCCCGTCAGGGCTCGGGGTTCTCTGCGTCGTAGGCGCGGAACCGGGGGTGACGCCGCGCCAGCAGCGCCACGAGGGCGATCACGAGGAGGCCGCCGAGCAGCGGCGGGAACCAGAGGGTCGTCAGCGTCGCGAGTGTCCCGGCGTACAGGGCGCCGACCCGCGGCCCCCCGGCGACGACGACGACGAACAGGCCCTGCAGGCGCCCGCGCATGGCGTCGGGCACGGCTGCCTGCATCATCGTGTTGCGGTAGATGGAGCTGACGTTGTCCGATGCCCCGGAGAGCGCGAGGGCCGCACAGGCGGCGACGATCAGCCCGATGTGCGGGCGGTCCTCGCCGGCGGGCGTCGCCGAGAACGCGCCGATGAGGAGGACGATGCCGAACAGCAGGATCGAGGCGCCGTACGCCTCCACGGCGCGCGCGATTCCCCGCCCGTGCCACCGGTACTGCACCACGCGTCCGGAGAACAGGCTGGACGAGAAGGTGCCCACCGCGACGGCTGCCGTGAGGATCCCCGTCGTGAACGCCCCGCCGCCGAGGATGACGGTGCCGAGCGCGGGGAAGAGCACGAGGGGCTGACCGAACGTCATCGCGATGATGTCGATGACGTACTGCATGCGGATGTTGCTCGCCCGGCGGAGGAAGCGCCAGCCGTCGACGAGCGACGCGAGACCGGGCCGCACGACCTCGCCTTCCGGGCGGAGCGCGGGCAGCGTCCACAGTCCGAGGAACATCGAGAGCATGAGCACGACGTCGATCGTGTAGGTCCAGCCGTAGCCGGTGAGAGCCACGAGGAGCCCGGCGAGCGCCGGACCTGCCATGACGGTGAGGCCGAAGGCGACGCCGTTGAGGGCGGAGGCGGCGGCGAGCAGGTGGCGGGGGATGAGTCGGGGGACGATGGCCGTGCGCGTGGCCATGCCGACCGAGTTGGCCGCCGAGTTCACGATGCTCAGAGCGTAGAGCCACCAGATCGTCTCCGTGCCGGTCCAGGTGAGTGCGGCGAGCAGGGCGGTGGAGGCGAAGGTGATCGTCGCGGCGATCAGCGCGACCCGCCTCCGGTCGAAGGCGTCGGCGAGCATCCCGCCGTAGAGGCCGGCGAGGATCATCGGGAGGAGGCCGGCGACGGCGATCATCGAGACGGCGAACGTGCTGTCGGTCAGGACGAACACATGCAGCATGACGGTGACGATCGTGAGCTGCCCGCCGATGCCGGCGAGGGTCGAGCCGATCCACATGCGGGCGAACGCGGGACTGGCCGTCAGCGGGGTGAGATCGATCAGATGGCCGCGGCGGGGGGTCACGGGGCGGTCTTCTTCTGCACGGTCCGAGCCTAGTTGACCGACGATCCTCACCTCGGGCGCCGTGTCCCGGGGTGGCCGTCGAGGCTGGTAGACTCGTCAGGTTGCCGTTCGATCGGCCGCGGATAAAGAGAGCTCACGCATCAGGCGTCGGGCGCCGCGCAACAAGCAGAGAGGGGATCGAATCTATGGCACTGGAAGCAGACGTCAAGAAGGCGATCATCGAAGAGTACGCGACGCACCCCGGTGACACCGGATCCCCCGAGGTGCAGGCCGCGATGCTGACGCAGCGCATCAAGGACCTCACCGAGCACCTGAAGGAGCACAAGCACGACCACCACTCGCGTCGTGGTCTGTTCCTGCTCGTGGGTCAGCGCCGTCGTCTGCTCGGCTACCTCCAGAGCGTCGACATCGAGCGTTACCGCTCGCTGATCGCACGCCTTGGTCTTCGCCGATAAGGCACCACGGACCCAGCGTTCAATCGCGCAGAACATTCTTGAGAAGGCCGCCCCACGGTGTGGGGCGGCCTTCGTCATGTGGGGATGTCAGGCGTTCGCCTGCACCAGATCGGGGTGGTGGATGGCCGCCACGTCCGGGTGCGCGCGCAGCCGGGACTTCATCGCGTTCTCGCCGTAGGTCGCGTGGATCGGGTTGCTCGGGTCCTCGGTCACTCCGGTCGCCTCGGCGGCGAGCTCGGCGGGGAGCTCGAGCAGCGGCAGTTGCTGATCGAGCGCGGGGTTGAAGAAGAACGGGATCGAGATGCGCTCTTCCGGTGCCCGCGGCGAGATCACACGGTGGTTCGTGGCCTTGAGATACCCGCCGGTGGCGTACTCGAGCAGCTCACCGATGTTGACGACGAAGGCGCCGGGCACCGGGGGAGCCGACACCCACTCGCCGTCGCGCTCGACCTGGAGTCCGCCCTTGCCGGGCTCGACCCAGAGCAGCGTCAGCACGCCGGAGTCCTTGTGCGCGCCGACGCCCTGCTGCGGTTCCGGCTCGTTCGTGCCCGGGTAGCGCACGATCTTGATCAGGGTCGACGGATCGCGGAAGGGTTCGTCGAAGTACGTCTCGTCCGCACCGAGGGTGAGAGCCCAGGCGCGCAGGAGCTTGCGGGCGACCTCCGTCAGGGTGTCGTGCCATTCGGTGACGACCTCCTTCAGCTCCGGCTGCGCAGCAGGCCAGAGGTTGGGACCGATGAGGCGGTTGAAGGCGGGGCCGCCGTCCACCGGCTCGCGCTCGGGGCCGATGTCGATCTGCTCGCGCCAGTCGATCTTGCCCTGCGTGCGTTCCCCGCCGATCCGCGTGTACCCGCGGAAATGCGGGCTGTTGACGTTCTCGATGGCGAGCTTGTCCTCTTCGGGGAGCGCGAAGAAATCGCGGGCCGCCTGGTGCAGCCGTGCCTCCAGCTCGGGGGAGACGCCGGTGCCGGTCAGGTAGAAGAAGCCGACGTCGTGGGTGGCCGCGCGGAGGTCGTCGCGGAAGCGCGCCGCGGCCTCGGGGCCGTCGTCGAGCTGGGACAGGTCGAGGATGGGGAGCGAGAGTTCAGCCATGGACCGAGGCTATGCCGGGTTGCGCACCCGCGATTCCTCTGTTGCACTCCATTACTTCCGTCGATGGTGGCGGGAAGGAGATCGCGGCGGTGCTAGAGTCTCGTGGGTAAGGGATGCCTTACCTCAGTTCCTGTCAGAGAGTGTCTCCCGTGCTCGCCACTTTCCTCATCGGACTCCGCGAGGGTCTCGAAGCCGCGCTCGTCGTCGGCATCCTCGTCGCCTACCTCCGTCGGCTGGGGCGGAACGACGCCCTGCCGAAGATGTGGGCGGGTGTCGGTCTGGCGATCGCCCTCGCGCTGGGCATCGGCGCGGTCCTCACCTTCGGCGCCTATGAGCTCACCTTCCAGGCTCAGGAGCTGATCGGCGGCGGGCTCTCGCTGGTCGCGGTCGCGATGGTGACGTGGATGATCTTCTGGATGCAGCGCGCCGGCCGCACCATGAAGGCGACCCTGGAGGGCGGGATCGATCGCGCCCTCACGGTGGGCGGCCTGTGGGCGCTGATCGCGATCGGCTTCGTCTCCGTCGCCCGGGAGGGCATCGAGACGACGCTGCTGCTGTGGTCGATGGTGCAGTCGTTCGGCGACGCGCCGTCGGCGCTGCTGGGCGCCCTGCTCGGTCTGTCCGTCGCGGTCCTCCTCGGGTGGCTCATCTCGCGCGGAGCGCTGCGCCTCGACCTGCGGCGCTTCTTCGCCTGGACGGGCGGCTTCCTCGTGATCGTGGCCGCGGGCGTCCTCGCCTACGCGCTCATGGATCTGCAGGAGGCCGGCGTTCTCCCTGGACCGTTCACCGCGGCGGCGCCGCTGGATCCCGTGAGCGGCGCGGTCCTCGTCGGCGCGGCGGCCTTCCCGTTCGGATGGGCGTTCGACGTGTCCGCCACCATCGCTCCGGGCGGACCGCTCGCATCCGTCCTCCAAGCCACCGTGGGCTTCATGCCTGCGATGACCTGGCTGCAGGTGACCGCCTGGAGCCTGTACCTCCTCGTCGTCGGCGGTCTCTACCTCCGCGGTCTGCGCGGCGGGCGTCGCCCCTCGCGCGGAAGCCGGACCGAGTCCGTCCCGCCGTCCTCCCTCACACAGCAAGGAGCAGCATGATCACCTCGCACCGGGTCCTGGCCGCGGCGGCTGCCGCGGGTGCCGCCGCCCTCCTCCTCAGCGGCTGCGTCGCGAAGAGCGATGCGAAGACCGACGCCTCGGCGGCGTTCGACGTCTCGTCGACCGACAGCGACTGTGCGGTGTCGGGGAGCACGGCGAAGAGCGGCACGCTCACGTTCGACGTGACCAACGACACCGATCAGGTCTCCGAGTTCTACCTCCTGGCGGAGGACGGCCTGCGCATCGTCGGCGAGGTGGAGAACATCGCTCCCGCGGCCTCCCGCACGCTCACGGTCGTCGCGCAGCCCGGTGAGTACTTCACCCTGTGCAAGCCCGGCATGGTCGGAGAGGGTGTCGGCCGGGCCTCGTTCACCGTCACCGGTGACCGCGTGGCCGTGGACGGACCCGACGCGGAGCAGAAGCAGAAGGCCGTCGATCTCTACGGTGCCTTCGTGAAGGACCAGGTCGGCCAGCTCGTGCCGGCCGTGGAGGAGCTGGTGGCCGCGTACGAGTCCGGCGACGACGCGACCGCGCGGACGCTGTTCCCGCAGACGCGGGCCTTCTACGAGCGCATCGAGCCGGTCGCCGAGGCGCTGGGCGACCTCGACCCGCGCATCGACTACCGGGAGGTCGACGCGGTCGCGGAGGGCCTGGACTGGACGGGGTTCCATCGCATCGAGAAGGACCTCTGGGTGCCGGCGAAGGACGCGCTGAACGCCGACGGGGAGACCCCGGCCTGGCAGGACTGGGCGCCGTCCACGCCTGCGGAACGCGCCGACTACGGCGACCTCCTGCTCGCGGACGTGCAGGAGCTGTACGACTACGTGCATTCCGAGGAGTTCACCACCGCGCTCGACGATCAGGGCATCGGCGGCATCTCCAACGGCGCGATCGCGCTGCTCGACGAGGTGGCGACGGGGAAGATCTCCGGCGAGGAGGACTGGTGGTCCGGCACCGACCTGTTCGACTTCGCGGCGAACGTGGAGGGCTCGCGGATGGCGTTCTCCCTCGTGCAGGACTTCGCCGCCGCGCAGGGTGAGGACGGGAAGGCGCTCGTCGCCGAGATCGAGGCCGGATACACCGCCCTCGAGGAGTCCCTCGCCACGCACGGCTCGCTCGAGGACGGCTTCGTCGGCTACGCCGAGCTCACGGAG is from Microbacterium sp. BLY and encodes:
- a CDS encoding YceI family protein translates to MSSIDIPGYRPGTWVLDPSHSEVTFSVRHMMISKVRGTFGVKSATLVAPENPLDAKVEASVDVTSVDTKDEGRDQHLRSADFFDTENFPTMDFVSTGARVEGGDFLVDGDLTIRGITKPVTFELDFGGFGSDPWGNYKAGASAKTVINREDFGLTWNAALETGGVLVGKDVTITLDLQGALQQD
- the efeO gene encoding iron uptake system protein EfeO; protein product: MITSHRVLAAAAAAGAAALLLSGCVAKSDAKTDASAAFDVSSTDSDCAVSGSTAKSGTLTFDVTNDTDQVSEFYLLAEDGLRIVGEVENIAPAASRTLTVVAQPGEYFTLCKPGMVGEGVGRASFTVTGDRVAVDGPDAEQKQKAVDLYGAFVKDQVGQLVPAVEELVAAYESGDDATARTLFPQTRAFYERIEPVAEALGDLDPRIDYREVDAVAEGLDWTGFHRIEKDLWVPAKDALNADGETPAWQDWAPSTPAERADYGDLLLADVQELYDYVHSEEFTTALDDQGIGGISNGAIALLDEVATGKISGEEDWWSGTDLFDFAANVEGSRMAFSLVQDFAAAQGEDGKALVAEIEAGYTALEESLATHGSLEDGFVGYAELTEADKREFTDLINALAEPLSQLTSTVLD
- a CDS encoding MFS transporter, whose amino-acid sequence is MTPRRGHLIDLTPLTASPAFARMWIGSTLAGIGGQLTIVTVMLHVFVLTDSTFAVSMIAVAGLLPMILAGLYGGMLADAFDRRRVALIAATITFASTALLAALTWTGTETIWWLYALSIVNSAANSVGMATRTAIVPRLIPRHLLAAASALNGVAFGLTVMAGPALAGLLVALTGYGWTYTIDVVLMLSMFLGLWTLPALRPEGEVVRPGLASLVDGWRFLRRASNIRMQYVIDIIAMTFGQPLVLFPALGTVILGGGAFTTGILTAAVAVGTFSSSLFSGRVVQYRWHGRGIARAVEAYGASILLFGIVLLIGAFSATPAGEDRPHIGLIVAACAALALSGASDNVSSIYRNTMMQAAVPDAMRGRLQGLFVVVVAGGPRVGALYAGTLATLTTLWFPPLLGGLLVIALVALLARRHPRFRAYDAENPEP
- the rpsO gene encoding 30S ribosomal protein S15, which codes for MALEADVKKAIIEEYATHPGDTGSPEVQAAMLTQRIKDLTEHLKEHKHDHHSRRGLFLLVGQRRRLLGYLQSVDIERYRSLIARLGLRR
- a CDS encoding isopenicillin N synthase family oxygenase; the encoded protein is MAELSLPILDLSQLDDGPEAAARFRDDLRAATHDVGFFYLTGTGVSPELEARLHQAARDFFALPEEDKLAIENVNSPHFRGYTRIGGERTQGKIDWREQIDIGPEREPVDGGPAFNRLIGPNLWPAAQPELKEVVTEWHDTLTEVARKLLRAWALTLGADETYFDEPFRDPSTLIKIVRYPGTNEPEPQQGVGAHKDSGVLTLLWVEPGKGGLQVERDGEWVSAPPVPGAFVVNIGELLEYATGGYLKATNHRVISPRAPEERISIPFFFNPALDQQLPLLELPAELAAEATGVTEDPSNPIHATYGENAMKSRLRAHPDVAAIHHPDLVQANA
- the efeU gene encoding iron uptake transporter permease EfeU; protein product: MLATFLIGLREGLEAALVVGILVAYLRRLGRNDALPKMWAGVGLAIALALGIGAVLTFGAYELTFQAQELIGGGLSLVAVAMVTWMIFWMQRAGRTMKATLEGGIDRALTVGGLWALIAIGFVSVAREGIETTLLLWSMVQSFGDAPSALLGALLGLSVAVLLGWLISRGALRLDLRRFFAWTGGFLVIVAAGVLAYALMDLQEAGVLPGPFTAAAPLDPVSGAVLVGAAAFPFGWAFDVSATIAPGGPLASVLQATVGFMPAMTWLQVTAWSLYLLVVGGLYLRGLRGGRRPSRGSRTESVPPSSLTQQGAA